tttggcttagcttttcacagcCCAAAagtctttttggaaaagttataaaaagtcaggatttcctgatttttcaaaaaagttcattttccttgtataaaaattcaaaagtagcttttaaaactagttttgccaaacatctgttgtttttttttctttcttaaaaAAGACTTTTGGCCTGTGAAAAGCTAAACCAAACGCCccttaaaatattattaaaataaaaaataatataaaaataaatgacAATATCCAAATGCAAAAAATTGAAACCATAAAACTATCCATCTGtataaaaaacaaatattttaCAAATTTTGTGAGTCCATATCAAAATACGAAGGCAAAACGCACAAGTTTCCTCTCCAAAGCCAAATCCCATAAAGTATAAACCACTTGTATTTCCAAATCCAATATATAAAACCGATCGCGCCTTAATTCATTCATTTTATCTCTTATCTATCACACACAGTTTGCGATATGGTGTTCAGCGTAGACCGATCGGAGATAGCTTTCTTCGATTTGGAAACAACTATCCCAACCCGACACGGACAGCCGTATGCCATCTTGGAATTCGGGTCGATATTAGTTTGCCCTAAGAAGCTCATTGAGCTGGAGAGCTTCGAGACACTGGTTAGACCACATGATCTCTCCCTCATTTCCGCCTCGTCCGTTCGCGCCAACGGAATCACCGCCGACGCCGTCGTCTCCGCCCCGACCTTCTCAGATATCGCAGATAGGGTTTACGACATCTTACATGGTAAAATTGATATCCCCAATCAGCCAATCTCCCTTTATACTACAGATTTTTGTATAAAAGTGCTAGCTTTGAATCGTTGGATTGTTTAACAGGAAGAGTATGGGCGGGTCACAATATATTAAGGTTTGATTGCGTGAGGTTAAGGGAGGCGTATGTGCAGATTAATCGGCCGCCGCCGGAACCCAAAGGAACCATTGATTCATTGGCGTTGTTGACACAGAGGTTTGGGAGGAGAGCCGGTGACATGAAGGTATGTTGTTACTGATTCCCAAAATCTTTGATTAAACCATctttaaaaattgaatttttcgaAGCgtcgaaatttgaattttgtaaataaaattttcattttttttttttggttaaattACAAAAACCCATAAACGTACAAGAAACAATAATTTAACATGTAAAATGTTCCAAGTTATTAACTTTTACACGTGTCACGTTACGTGGCAAGTGACATGGCATTAAGGAACCCAAAGTACGTTGTTGTTATGTTGCGTAATTTgtccattttttttttattttttgttaatgaTTTGATTCGTTCAGATGGCCAGTCTGGCGGCTTATTTTGGGCTCGGACAGCAAAGTCACCGGTAATTTGCTTTTCCACATAAAAAAGCTtgatttaaaattcaaaatttgtaaactttttttttttttttttaaatttataaaaaagctTCATGTTCTTAATTATTCTCCTTCTAAAATTACTTTCAGGAGTTTAGACGACGTTCGAATGAATTTTGAAGTTGTGAAGCATTGCGCAACAGTTCTTTTCTTGGTAATTTCTCATGGAATTAAAACATCTCCATTCCTTTTTCTATCATTATCTCCTTCAATACAAATTCACTCCAACATACCAATCACACAGGAATCCGCAAATCCAGGGGAAGacattccaattccaattccaattccatcAAATGAAGCCATGGTGGAAGATTCATCTTCCACCACACAATCAGACGCATTCACCCCACAaaccgaattcctcccctctaaTGAAGTTTCCATGGCTTCAATCACTGTATCATCATCCTCCGTTTCTCCCTATTTTCACGGGTCCCACAAAATACAAATCCTTCACAGAGACATCCCGTTACAGATCCGATGTGATTCCATGAGAATACGGTTTGGATTAAGCACAAAATACCTCGATCATGCTGGAAGACCTCGCTTAAGTTTTGTGGTTGATGCAAATTCTTCAAATCTATGTGATCTACTTAATGCATGTGATAATATTACTAAACGATTCATGGATTCTGATTCCAACTCtgaatggagacctcttgttagCAGAAAACCCGGGTTTTATGACTCACCCACGATTAGATTCCAGTAAGTTTggtgtttttattaaaaaataaaaaatatggttAGATTTGAGTTATTCGTATGAGTAATTTGTAATTTTGTACAGCTTAAGGACTGAAGATGGAGATGGTAGTGGATGGACGACAGAGATATACAAGAAGGAGTCGTCATCATTATCTTCTTTGTCTATACCACAACTGGTTACAAGTAGTAGGTATGACGTGGCAGAATTGGATTGGTTGTTTCGTCCAGGTGGATTTGTGGATGCTTACTTGTGTTTGGATCCGTATAATTATCAACAAAATGCTGGGATCCGTTTAGTGGCCAAGAAGTTAGTCGTTCATTAACTAAACACTAATCTTAGGATTATTATATCTTTTGTTGTATACTTGTATTTATATATGGTCAAGACTTTTGTTGTCACTAGAATTTTATGTAAATACATATAAATTTGATTTGATTACAATTAAT
The genomic region above belongs to Lactuca sativa cultivar Salinas chromosome 4, Lsat_Salinas_v11, whole genome shotgun sequence and contains:
- the LOC111894890 gene encoding protein NEN1 isoform X2 — protein: MVFSVDRSEIAFFDLETTIPTRHGQPYAILEFGSILVCPKKLIELESFETLVRPHDLSLISASSVRANGITADAVVSAPTFSDIADRVYDILHGRVWAGHNILRFDCVRLREAYVQINRPPPEPKGTIDSLALLTQRFGRRAGDMKMASLAAYFGLGQQSHRSLDDVRMNFEVVKHCATVLFLESANPGEDIPIPIPIPSNEAMVEDSSSTTQSDAFTPQTEFLPSNEVSMASITVSSSSVSPYFHGSHKIQILHRDIPLQIRCDSMRIRFGLSTKYLDHAGRPRLSFVVDANSSNLCDLLNACDNITKRFMDSDSNSEWRPLVSRKPGFYDSPTIRFHLRTEDGDGSGWTTEIYKKESSSLSSLSIPQLVTSSRYDVAELDWLFRPGGFVDAYLCLDPYNYQQNAGIRLVAKKLPFGYAT
- the LOC111894890 gene encoding protein NEN1 isoform X3, which translates into the protein MVFSVDRSEIAFFDLETTIPTRHGQPYAILEFGSILVCPKKLIELESFETLVRPHDLSLISASSVRANGITADAVVSAPTFSDIADRVYDILHGRVWAGHNILRFDCVRLREAYVQINRPPPEPKGTIDSLALLTQRFGRRAGDMKMASLAAYFGLGQQSHRSLDDVRMNFEVVKHCATVLFLESANPGEDIPIPIPIPSNEAMVEDSSSTTQSDAFTPQTEFLPSNEVSMASITVSSSSVSPYFHGSHKIQILHRDIPLQIRCDSMRIRFGLSTKYLDHAGRPRLSFVVDANSSNLCDLLNACDNITKRFMDSDSNSEWRPLVSRKPGFYDSPTIRFHLRTEDGDGSGWTTEIYKKESSSLSSLSIPQLVTSSRLPFGYAT
- the LOC111894890 gene encoding protein NEN1 isoform X1; amino-acid sequence: MVFSVDRSEIAFFDLETTIPTRHGQPYAILEFGSILVCPKKLIELESFETLVRPHDLSLISASSVRANGITADAVVSAPTFSDIADRVYDILHGRVWAGHNILRFDCVRLREAYVQINRPPPEPKGTIDSLALLTQRFGRRAGDMKMASLAAYFGLGQQSHRSLDDVRMNFEVVKHCATVLFLVISHGIKTSPFLFLSLSPSIQIHSNIPITQESANPGEDIPIPIPIPSNEAMVEDSSSTTQSDAFTPQTEFLPSNEVSMASITVSSSSVSPYFHGSHKIQILHRDIPLQIRCDSMRIRFGLSTKYLDHAGRPRLSFVVDANSSNLCDLLNACDNITKRFMDSDSNSEWRPLVSRKPGFYDSPTIRFHLRTEDGDGSGWTTEIYKKESSSLSSLSIPQLVTSSRYDVAELDWLFRPGGFVDAYLCLDPYNYQQNAGIRLVAKKLVVH